A genome region from Primulina eburnea isolate SZY01 chromosome 9, ASM2296580v1, whole genome shotgun sequence includes the following:
- the LOC140840640 gene encoding protein NRT1/ PTR FAMILY 4.3-like, translated as MENTTKLQELKGDQRICEGNGTVDWRGRPSNPNKHGEMKAAAFVLGLQGFEIMAIAAVGNNLITYVINEMHFSLSKSANTVTNFVGTVFILALVGGYLSDSHLGCFWTMLIFGFVELSGFILLSVQAHISQLKPPQCNMLTDAENCVEASGFKSLIFFVALYLVALGSGCVKPNMIAHGADQFNIQDNPNQSKKLSKYFNAAYFAFSVGELIALTILVYVQTHSGMDIGFGVSAAAMAMGLLSLICGTLFYRNKPPQGSILTPIAQVIVAATLKRKQMCPSDPMMLHGNHSKELTNGDIPISENNNGNLHLTQRFRFLNKACIKIQDSNNNKKESSWRLCTVNQVEQVKILISVIPIFACTIVFNTILAQLQTFSVQQGSKMNTQITKSFHIPPASLQAIPYIMLIFIVPLYDTFFVPFARKITGHESGITPLQRIGFGLFFATFSMVSAALMENKRRDSDRTISIFWITPQFLIFGISEMFTAVGLVEFFYKQTVKGMQTFLTAITYCSYSFGFYLSSILVSLVNKVTSHGSSGAGWLSDNDLNKDRLDLFYWLLAALSFINFFHYLFWERWYSKNQSASGIFLPQEINGSNNPKNIGGDDNIYICPLNNVV; from the exons ATGGAGAACACGACAAAGTTGCAGGAGTTGAAGGGAGATCAAAGGATTTGTGAAGGGAATGGCACCGTTGATTGGAGAGGAAGGCCTTCGAACCCTAATAAGCATGGTGAAATGAAAGCTGCGGCCTTTGTTCTag GGCTTCAAGGATTTGAGATAATGGCAATAGCAGCAGTTGGGAACAATCTGATAACATATGTGATAAACGAGATGCACTTTTCGCTGTCGAAATCGGCGAACACTGTCACCAATTTCGTAGGAACAGTCTTCATTCTAGCACTTGTTGGAGGCTATCTTTCTGATTCACATCTTGGTTGCTTCTGGACTATGCTCATCTTTGGATTTGTTGAACTTTCg GGTTTTATATTACTATCAGTGCAAGCCCATATTTCCCAACTCAAACCACCACAATGCAACATGTTAACCGATGCTGAAAACTGCGTAGAAGCCAGCGGGTTCAAATCCCTTATATTCTTTGTGGCACTTTATTTGGTGGCATTAGGGAGTGGATGTGTGAAGCCTAACATGATAGCACATGGTGCTGACCAATTCAATATTCAAGATAATCCAAACCAATCCAAGAAGTTATCCAAATACTTCAATGCTGCTTATTTTGCATTCTCTGTGGGTGAACTTATAGCCTTAACTATCCTGGTTTATGTCCAAACACACTCCGGGATGGATATCGGATTCGGGGTCTCAGCTGCAGCCATGGCCATGGGATTGCTTAGCTTGATTTGTGGAACACTTTTTTATAGGAACAAACCTCCTCAGGGCAGCATCTTGACTCCTATTGCCCAG GTGATTGTGGCTGCAACTTTAAAGAGAAAGCAAATGTGCCCCTCTGATCCTATGATGCTTCATGGAAACCACTCAAAGGAATTAACAAATGGCGACATCCCCATTTCTGAGAATAATAATGGCAATTTGCATCTCACTCAAAGATTCAG ATTCTTGAACAAGGCCTGCATAAAAATTCAAGATTCAAACAACAACAAGAAAGAAAGTTCATGGAGACTTTGTACCGTAAACCAAGTAGAACAAGTCAAAATACTAATCTCAGTTATTCCAATATTTGCATGCACAATTGTTTTCAACACCATCTTAGCACAATTACAAACCTTTTCAGTCCAACAAGGAAGCAAAATGAACACTCAAATCACAAAATCTTTCCACATCCCTCCAGCTTCCCTCCAAGCCATTCCTTACATCATGTTAATCTTCATCGTCCCTCTATACGACACGTTCTTCGTCCCTTTTGCTCGTAAAATCACCGGTCATGAATCCGGGATCACCCCTTTGCAAAGAATAGGATTCGGCCTATTTTTCGCCACTTTTTCGATGGTCTCAGCTGCCCTTATGGAGAACAAGAGAAGGGATTCAGATAGAACGATATCTATATTTTGGATTACGCCTCAGTTCCTGATATTCGGGATATCCGAAATGTTTACCGCGGTGGGGCTGGTTGAATTCTTCTACAAACAGACAGTGAAAGGGATGCAAACTTTCTTGACAGCTATAACTTATTGCTCATATTCATTTGGATTTTATTTGAGTTCAATATTGGTTTCACTTGTGAATAAGGTGACTTCACATGGTTCTTCTGGTGCGGGATGGCTAAGTGATAATGATCTGAATAAAGACAGATTGGACTTGTTCTATTGGTTGCTTGCTGCTCTAAGTTTCATCAACTTTTTCCACTATCTATTTTGGGAAAGATGGTATTCTAAAAATCAGTCTGCATCTGGAATATTCTTGCCACAAGAGATTAATGGTTCCAATAATCCAAAAAACATTGGTGGAGatgacaatatatatatatgtcccTTGAATAATGTTGTATGA